One window of Microaerobacter geothermalis genomic DNA carries:
- a CDS encoding UDP-N-acetylmuramoyl-tripeptide--D-alanyl-D-alanine ligase, whose amino-acid sequence MGKYAKILRTPIIAVTGSAGKTTTKEFIASILNKRWKIFKTRRNLNHFSHTAKYVKEINSSHRAIVLEYGMKRLGDIRKHCFSIQPNIGIITNVGTAHIGNFNGEITGIARAKSELIKHMNSRGILILNADDQQSKLLETDGFKGKILTVGIMNGDYIAKNIRYADHGMTFQVKLDGEDHHFFIPIYGQHNIYNALFAISVAHLLGFSPFEIKTGLRTFHKAKQRLVVYHYRKKIKIIDDTFSANPHAMKAAIDVLSQIGTGRNIAVLGSMLEMGKYSSKGHQEVGHYLANKRVDYLFTYGISARRIGDSAVKNGFPTHRVKHFTSKEQLQKYLLEKVIPHTTILVKGSHGLKMNYIVRYLSRRLKGKR is encoded by the coding sequence TTGGGAAAATATGCTAAAATTTTACGAACACCCATTATTGCCGTTACCGGAAGTGCCGGAAAAACAACAACGAAGGAATTCATTGCTTCTATTCTCAACAAAAGATGGAAAATATTTAAAACAAGAAGGAATTTAAATCACTTTTCCCATACAGCGAAGTATGTGAAAGAAATTAATTCTTCCCATCGAGCCATTGTATTGGAATACGGAATGAAACGATTAGGAGACATTAGAAAACATTGCTTTTCCATCCAACCCAACATTGGAATCATCACTAATGTTGGAACAGCACATATTGGAAACTTTAATGGAGAAATCACAGGAATAGCCAGAGCAAAATCTGAATTGATTAAACATATGAATTCCCGAGGAATATTGATTCTTAATGCAGACGACCAACAATCAAAGTTACTTGAAACAGATGGATTTAAAGGGAAAATCCTAACGGTAGGAATAATGAATGGAGATTATATTGCGAAGAATATACGTTATGCAGATCATGGCATGACCTTTCAAGTAAAACTGGATGGTGAAGATCATCACTTTTTTATTCCGATTTATGGACAGCACAATATTTACAATGCTTTGTTCGCAATATCAGTTGCCCATCTACTCGGATTTTCACCCTTCGAGATAAAAACTGGATTAAGAACTTTTCATAAAGCAAAACAGCGTCTGGTTGTGTATCACTACAGAAAGAAGATAAAAATTATTGACGATACATTTAGTGCTAATCCTCATGCGATGAAGGCCGCCATCGATGTTTTATCTCAGATCGGTACTGGAAGAAATATTGCCGTCTTAGGCAGCATGTTAGAAATGGGAAAGTATTCCTCAAAAGGACATCAAGAAGTTGGACATTATTTGGCAAACAAAAGAGTTGATTATCTCTTTACTTATGGAATCTCAGCCCGAAGGATTGGGGATAGTGCCGTCAAAAATGGTTTTCCTACCCATAGAGTAAAGCATTTTACCTCCAAGGAACAATTGCAGAAATATCTTTTAGAAAAGGTCATTCCTCATACAACAATCCTGGTAAAAGGTTCCCACGGATTAAAAATGAATTATATTGTGCGCTATTTAAGCCGTAGATTAAAGGGGAAAAGGTAA
- a CDS encoding acyl-CoA thioesterase, with amino-acid sequence MRVELPIIVRSTEIDVNGHVNNAKYLEYLEWGREEWYEKANLSYQTFLDMGLQTVTVNININYRKEAFQGDQLIIYTQPQKLGRTSYTLFQQIINQHGNVVADAQVTSVTIDVKTRKGVPVPQELTKFF; translated from the coding sequence ATGAGAGTTGAATTGCCGATCATTGTACGTTCTACAGAAATTGATGTGAATGGCCATGTAAATAATGCCAAATATCTGGAGTACCTGGAATGGGGCCGCGAAGAATGGTACGAAAAAGCCAATCTTAGTTATCAAACGTTTTTAGATATGGGATTGCAGACGGTTACGGTAAATATCAACATCAATTACAGAAAAGAGGCATTTCAAGGAGATCAATTAATCATTTATACACAACCCCAAAAACTGGGAAGGACTAGCTATACTTTATTTCAGCAGATTATAAATCAACATGGTAACGTCGTGGCTGATGCCCAGGTAACAAGTGTTACTATAGATGTGAAAACAAGAAAAGGAGTACCCGTTCCTCAAGAATTAACTAAATTTTTTTAA
- a CDS encoding toprim domain-containing protein, with translation MATKKVIIVEGKTDKERLMSILNEPVEIVCTFGTLGDDKIEEMILPLQEEEVYILVDADDSGNKLRNQLKRELPNARHLYTRKMYKEVARTPIEYLAKLFAEAHFEINESLLMDLGRIGDHTKRKSKKMTPKKKGQ, from the coding sequence ATGGCCACGAAAAAAGTTATCATTGTTGAAGGAAAAACCGATAAGGAAAGGTTAATGTCTATTCTTAATGAGCCTGTAGAAATTGTTTGCACGTTTGGTACATTAGGTGACGATAAAATTGAGGAAATGATTCTGCCGCTTCAAGAAGAGGAAGTGTATATTTTGGTTGATGCCGATGATTCGGGAAATAAATTAAGAAATCAATTAAAGAGGGAACTGCCAAATGCCCGTCATCTTTATACGAGAAAAATGTATAAAGAGGTAGCAAGAACACCTATTGAGTATTTGGCCAAGCTATTCGCAGAGGCTCATTTTGAAATTAATGAATCCCTGTTAATGGATCTTGGGAGAATTGGAGATCATACTAAAAGAAAAAGTAAAAAAATGACTCCAAAAAAGAAAGGGCAGTAA
- a CDS encoding CapA family protein, with amino-acid sequence MTTKVRIAAVGDILMWQKQIDSAQISGTNRYSFDGMFKEVASYLRKADLTIGNLETTFSGRERLYERKNPKTQYPMFNCPDELAGSLKRVGFDVLTTANNHCMDRSESGLRRTLQVLDSNEIKHTGTFRSVEESRKPLIIKVNGIKIGILAYTYGTNYLPVPQSWMVNRIHDKKMKAEISYLKSRVDLVIIALHFGREFRHSPGYGQRTLVDNLLDWGADIILGSHPHVLQPMYVKDNKKLVIYSLGNFISDRMRNNIDTESSIILCITVMKDINGKVRFSRVSYIPTWVHRYYLGKKIKFRVLPIRFFLNYPDRYITKKDLDTMNRVWVRTTKLIKGRAK; translated from the coding sequence ATGACTACAAAGGTTAGAATTGCTGCTGTTGGAGATATTCTCATGTGGCAAAAGCAAATAGACTCCGCACAAATTTCGGGCACGAACCGCTATTCGTTTGATGGTATGTTTAAAGAAGTAGCCTCTTATCTTAGAAAGGCAGACCTTACGATAGGAAATCTGGAAACGACGTTTTCCGGAAGAGAACGATTGTATGAAAGAAAAAATCCTAAAACTCAATATCCCATGTTTAATTGTCCAGATGAATTAGCCGGGTCATTAAAAAGAGTAGGATTTGACGTTTTAACAACGGCAAACAACCATTGTATGGACCGTAGTGAGAGTGGACTTAGAAGAACGTTACAGGTTCTTGATTCAAACGAAATTAAGCATACCGGTACCTTTAGAAGCGTGGAAGAATCTAGAAAACCTTTGATTATAAAAGTAAATGGGATTAAAATTGGCATTTTAGCCTACACTTATGGAACCAATTATTTACCGGTCCCTCAATCGTGGATGGTTAACCGCATTCATGATAAAAAGATGAAAGCAGAAATCTCATATTTGAAATCGAGAGTGGACCTTGTGATTATTGCCCTTCATTTTGGTAGGGAATTCCGCCATTCCCCCGGATATGGACAACGGACATTAGTAGATAATTTATTGGATTGGGGAGCAGATATCATATTGGGGTCACATCCTCATGTGCTTCAGCCCATGTATGTAAAAGATAATAAGAAGTTGGTAATATACTCCTTAGGAAATTTCATTTCTGACAGAATGAGAAATAACATAGATACGGAAAGCAGTATAATTCTATGTATCACAGTAATGAAGGATATTAACGGAAAAGTAAGATTTTCTCGGGTCAGTTATATCCCAACATGGGTTCATCGGTATTACTTAGGTAAAAAGATAAAATTCAGAGTCCTGCCTATTCGATTTTTTTTAAATTATCCCGATAGATATATCACTAAAAAAGACTTGGATACGATGAATAGAGTTTGGGTAAGAACAACCAAACTTATCAAAGGGAGAGCCAAATAA